Proteins from one Larimichthys crocea isolate SSNF chromosome XX, L_crocea_2.0, whole genome shotgun sequence genomic window:
- the LOC104933561 gene encoding DENN domain-containing protein 2A isoform X2, whose product MEATKRMTTDCTYSTINRLKKGCRGDITGFHIASVENKEAGQRKVGAQKLPFAPIDNLSNQRAESPMMAHRRPTFDLHSNENTLLVDNKLPRSNRGNIKDKISLWEGKEPTHSPITSGSLGHSGSIKRTNSLTKGNSKTTDEQSAESCRRVAVKEKENLGKENGDSRPCSPAETGKPQTGMLKSSKTSENQKGEDCSRVVHKEKQDHEKENVEKLGDSRPFSPMVVVQQQVGTLRKSNDRRAAEQTSQEKRAVFTLFKKLEAMGENHGKTPTELGNYFSPPSKDKQVEVKKKESEVMGQTGAVKSSGTRDGKQQENVYTEPGAPPINPVPKPQRTFQHPKTASIGKSQSQGRGQRNLPPLPLISTKTSTKPPSGVYRRPRGERVRDSINRKSFEFEDLAGSTSPLFSHSLSQEHHYEDILDSSKENPYEDIELESQCSQQSLPSSPGADSTKMSRPGFFRQNSAKSFKLLDLRRSNQSTHSSSSGGVSSPPQLSPPSTPIGHENTSWLPGDPYSRTCRRIPTIVLRINSIFEARIGKKHLRRIYHYAETSSGRVTDENSDSESEVEERAKAHRQRLVSVQSILSQPGKSQGHYNGANSSLEQELHQRQLFEYFLVVSLQKSKAGAHYVPEVTQQFPPKLERSFKFMRETEDQLRIIPQFCFPDAKDWEPVETYPSEMFAFVLTGEDGSRRFGYCRRLLPSGKGKRLPEVYCIVSHLGCFNLFSKVLDEVERRRALSPALVQPFMRAIMEAQFPAPGRTITIKTFLPGSGTEVMELCRPSDSRLEHVDFECLFSCLSLRLLLRVFGSLLLERRVIFTADKLSTLSQCCHAVVALLYPFVWQHTYIPVLPSAMLDIVCTPTPFIVGLLSSSLPQLTELPLEEVLVVDLGNSRFLRQLDDEDSILPPKLQSALENVLERRRELANERGGDTPSDSGHLSTVVSEAFVRFFVELVGHYQLFIIGEREDGYSSSSSSPVPCSFQREGFRKAIPSKTVRRFLEVFMETQMFGWFIQERELHRQALRGLFEMRVQEYLDSIHENEHRRVNRFLKGLGNKMKFLSKK is encoded by the exons AGAGGCAACATCAAGGACAAGATCTCTTTGTGGGAGGGGAAGGAGCCCACTCACTCACCCATCACCTCAGGTTCTTTGGGCCACAGCGGCAGCATAAAAAGGACAAACTCCCTGACAAAAGGCAACAGTAAAACTACTGATGAGCAGAGTGCAGAGAGTTGCAGGAGAGTAGCCgtgaaggaaaaggaaaatctTGGGAAAGAGAATGGGGATTCAAGGCCTTGTTCACCTGCTGAAACTGGAAAACCGCAAACAGGGATGCTCAAGAGCAGCAAGACCAGTGAGAACCAAAAAGGAGAAGATTGCAGTAGAGTTGTCCACAAGGAAAAGCAAGATCACGAGAAGGAGAATGTAGAAAAGCTTGGGGATTCAAGACCCTTTTCGCCTATGGTGGtagtgcagcagcaggtggGGACATTGAGGAAAAGCAATGACAGAAGAGCCGCAGAACAAACCAGCCAGGAGAAGAGAGCTGTATTTACTCTTTTCAAAAAGCTGGAGGCAATGGGGGAGAACCACGGGAAAACTCCCACAGAGCTTGGAAACTACTTCAGCCCACCGAGCAAGGACAAACAAGTCgaggtgaagaagaaagaatcTGAAGTTATGGGTCAAACTGGTGCAGTGAAATCCTCTGGGACCAGAGATGGGAAGCAACAAGAAAATGTGTACACAGAGCCAGGGGCGCCCCCCATCAACCCAGTCCCCAAACCTCAACGAACCTTCCAGCATCCAAAGACCGCTTCCATTGGGAAGAGTCAGAGTCAGGGTAGAGGACAGAGGAACCTTCCACCGCTGCCTTTAATCTCCACGAAAACTTCCACAAAACCTCCCTCTGGTGTCTACAGGAGACCCCGGGGGGAGAGAGTCAGAGACAGCATCAATAG GAAATCCTTTGAGTTTGAAGACCTCGCGGGGTCAACTAGCCCGCTCttctctcactcactgtctcAAGAACATCACTATGAAGACATCCTCG ACTCTTCCAAGGAGAACCCATATGAGGACATAGAGTTGGAGAGTCAGTGCTCCCAGCAGTCTTTGCCCTCCTCTCCTGGCGCCGATAGTACCAAG ATGTCGAGGCCTGGCTTCTTCAGGCAGAACTCAGCCAAGAGCTTCAAACTGCTGGACCTGCGGAGAAGTAACCAGTCgacccacagcagcagcagcgggggTGTTTCATCTCCACCCCAGCTCAGCCCTCCCTCCACTCCCATTGGGCATGAAAACACATCCTGGCTGCCCGGGGATCCCTACAGCCGCACCTGCCGCAGGATACCAACG ATTGTACTAAGAATCAACAGCATCTTTGAGGCTCGGATCGGGAAGAAGCACCTACGTAGGATCTATCATTACGCTGAGACAAGCTCAGGGAGAG TGACAGATGAGAACAGCGACTCTGAGAGTGAAGTTGAAGAAAGAGCAAAAG CACATCGTCAGCGTCTTGTGTCAGTCCAGTCCATACTGAGCCAGCCAGGAAAGTCTCAAGGCCACTACAACGGTGCCAACAGCTCTCTGGAACAGGAGCTCCACCAGCGTCAACTCTTTGAATATTTTCTAGTTGTGTCACTGCAGAAGTCGAAGGCTGGTGCCCACTATGTGCCGGAGGTCACGCAGCAGTTCCCCCCAAAG CTGGAGAGGAGCTTCAAGTTCATGAGGGAGACAGAGGATCAGCTGAGGATTATTCCACAGTTCTGCTTCCCTGATGCAAAAGACTGGGAGCCGGTGGAGACCTACCCAAG TGAGATGTTCGCTTTTGTTTTGACTGGAGAGGATGGGAGCAGGAGGTTTGGATACTGCCGGCGTTTACTG cCCAGTGGAAAAGGTAAACGTCTACCAGAGGTGTACTGTATTGTTAGTCACCTTGGCTGTTTCAACCTGTTCTCCAAG GTGCTGGATGAGGTAGAGAGGCGGAGAGCTTTGTCTCCAGCCCTTGTGCAACCTTTTATGAGGGCCATCATGGAAGCTCAGTTTCCAGCTCCAGGCAGAACAATCACCATTAAGACGTTCCTCCCTGGCTCAGGCACTGAG GTGATGGAGCTTTGTCGGCCCTCTGACTCACGTCTGGAGCATGTGGACTTTGAGTGCCTGTTCTCCTGTCTGAGTCTGCGGCTTCTCCTCCGGGTGTTCggctctctgctgctggagcGACGGGTCATCTTCACCGCTGACAAACTCAG TACTCTATCCCAGTGCTGCCATGCTGTTGTGGCCCTGCTTTACCCCTTTGTATGGCAGCACACTTACATCCCCGTGCTGCCCTCGGCCATGCTCGACATCGTCTGCACTCCAACCCCATTTATCGTTGGCCTGCTGTCCAGTTCTCTGCCTCAGCTCACAGAGCTGCCCCTGGAGGAG GTTCTGGTGGTGGATCTTGGAAACAGTCGATTTCTCAGACAG TTGGACGATGAGGACTCCATCCTGCCGCCTAAGCTCCAATCAGCTCTGGAGAATGTTctggagaggagacgagagctCGCtaatgagagaggaggagacacacCCAGTG ACTCTGGTCACCTCAGCACCGTTGTGTCCGAGGCCTTTGTTCGTTTCTTCGTGGAGCTTGTAGGCCACTACCAACTCTTCATCATCGGAGAACGGGAAGACGGCtactcatcctcttcctcatcccCGGTGCCCTGCTCCTTCCAGCGCGAGGGTTTTCGTAAAGCGATCCCGTCTAAGACTGTGCGCCGCTTCCTGGAGGTCTTCATGGAGACCCAGATGTTTGGCTGGTTCATCCAGGAGAGAGAGCTCCACAGGCAGGCTCTGAGAG gACTGTTTGAAATGAGGGTGCAGGAGTATCTAGACTCCATCCATGAGAATGAACACCGGAGGGTTAACAGGTTTCTCAAAGGCTTGG ggAACAAAATGAAGTTTCTTTCCAAGAAGTAA